Below is a window of Populus alba chromosome 2, ASM523922v2, whole genome shotgun sequence DNA.
GCTCATCAGCTTGGCTCCCCCCTAGAATAGCCATTGCCTGGAATTTCTGGCTCGTCATCATATGGTTGAAAACATTCCGCTTGTTTGATGGATGATCAATGTGGGCGGGTGCCTTCCCGTGCACGTAAACCACACAAAAGAAATGGATCCAAATTTGTATTCTATtgctataaattatatatttatgatcTGTGAGATTAATGCTTTCACTGTTATTTTGTCTAATACACTAAAGTGgtgtaattaattttacctttcTTTGTGAAAGTGACAGAggtaaatcttttttcttcaagtaaCTCGATAACTATGCTAAGTAATATAGATAAATATGTAGGCCCAGTTTACAAACACGGTTAAAACGGtattttataaagatttaatcttttatacttttttataaaaattattttaatatattttaaaaaaaattaaacacgtACTTTAGTCACCAAAACTGATTCAAATACCGCAATTAGGAATCAAGTTGCTAATTCCCTTATTTTCTCAGTCAAAGGAAAAGCTGATTCACACACCGCAATGAGGTATCAAATTgctaattctctttttttttttttttccgtcaaAGGGAATctttctctggtttttttttcctttaatattataatcTTACAAAAAGAATTATGATAAGAACACGTTATTGCTACAAATTAGTCAACTGTAAATTAAACACATTCTCTCTacgtatttatatatatacatatgaaaGCTTTCTATATATTGCAATAATCTGAAACCACTAATTATTAGCATGCGATTTCTAATCTTCTGCCTTGTTGCTGCTTTGCGGCCAGAATTAATAAATACTGCTGAAGTGCAGGAGAAAATGTAATCggaaaacaagaaaaggaaatcgGGGCACAGTACTGTAGTACTCACACTTATAAATTAGTTGATCATTAATGCACGATTATGGTTAATTAATGATAGTCTGTctctattattaatatataaaattaatgaacgCCAAGATCACTCGATATATAAAGTTTCttaatcttcatcttctttctctCGTCCGATCTGATCGCAGGTTCATCTCGAGTTCTCAAACCTTTCGGACATTTGATACAGATCTTGTAGTATATATACATAATGACTCGACGTACGTAACGATGAAAGTTTACAGTTCTTTCCTGAATATATTGCTGAGAATTTTTGCCCCTCGAATTTATCCTTGAAAAGATGCCAACCTGATCAGGCGTGCAATTGGACAAATTTAGCTATGATAAATCTTTCGACAAAACACGTTACCATTCAATCAAAAGCTATCCCGAATTTCAAAAGCTTCGACTATGTAGCTAATGAAGAGTACTGCATGCCTTGTTTTATGTCATTACTCTTCTCTCCTCGGCTGTAGCCCACAGTCCACGCAGACTCACTCACCTCTACTCAACTTCATGCCTTGTTTGTATTTTGAAATTGAAGAGTGGAagcttttgttttgaaattgaaaatgtcCAATATTAAAGCGTTGATAATATTgacttcttctctctctctccctccctctctctctctccctccctctctctctctctctctctctcgttctAAGTTTGACGAATAGTTTACAATATTTCAAGATTCGTTTTCATGTCCATATCTAATAAATTGATGGCTATCTTtccttcttttaaaattaagattgctATTGATTTCTGTGTATTCTGTTGCCTTTTCATGCGTCTAAATATCcttgaatatataattaattagcatcTCATGATTCTTGTGAAGATTCTATTGATTGATCATTTGCTTGGGAGCTTTTTTCCGATAAAAGCAGTTTTGATATTGAAGAATCAGAGAGTAATTCTTATAGCTAGTGTTTTCTTGATCTGATATCTTGAGAAATCCTTGAAGAAAAGGACTatcttgatttttgtgtttgtacTGATCGAAAATCATGTCATTATATGTTTTCGATGGCTCTTGATGACAATTTCACTGGATTTGAATATCTTGCTGACGAGGATCATCCTAATTTTGTAAAGGAGGTACGAGGTGTTTCTTGCAGACTTGCCTAAACTGATTAATTAATCGTTTCAGGAGGAGCAGGTAAGTTGGAATTGATCAATACTgcatctctccctctctctctctctctctctccaatgTCTTACTTTTCAACAGCTGGTTATGACGTTGATCTTGGTGATTCGCGTTTAAGGTATGTTGATGATAGAGTATGTTTAGTGATAGCggttattttgtaaataattttttctgtaaaaataaattttaataattttttttttttaaaaaaaaaaattatttttaacattagcatatataaacaatcaaaaacatacaaactatattaaattttaataataaaaaaaattgaattttttaagaacacggtttcaaccgcgttcccaaacaatGTTATAGTCAAGCACTATATATTGAGTAAAATTAAGAGCAGGTTTCCGGGTAATTTGTAGATCTGGTCAGgtcatataatatattttgtagGTAAGGTTTGGGTATAGTTATTCAGATGTAGGTGTAGATGATATTAAAATCTTGtagatatttattattatttgggtAAGATAATTCTGGTAGCTTCTATTTAATTGTTTATACTGTATTTTACTGTATATGCATGTCATGAATGAAAAATGAAGGTATAAAGTTGAAACTTTACaagttatgatttaaaaaaaataataataacatagaCATAAGACTCGTTCGATTAAATACGcaatcataacaaaaatgtcaaaaagggtagttaaaaaagaaatcaattacactggcattaatttcttattttattcttaCCAACAACATCTGCATCCATAACAAGTAACCAAATTCTCGTacacacaaatatatttttttatacatattgcTATGTGATTTGTGAGCTTAACATCTCAATCCCATTGATTGTCAAAGTGGGTTTGGTGTAGAAAAACTTGTCACCATCATGGATGAAGATCGCCATTGTTATTGATCACTAGGTAAAAATCAAGAGTGCATGATTGGTAGAACTAGAGGGCCGGGGATCGTTTTCCTCGTAAGCTAATGATAGGTATTATCTTGTAGCACGACATATCGGAAACATGGAGTGCACAAGTTCGGCGAGGTGATAGCCGAGAAATAAGACCAAGAGCATGTTCAAGAAAGGGACGAGTTCTAGCTAGCTTCATTGGGCAACCCTTTTATTTAAGTGAAGGTTGCACGCTCTACTTTTCAAAGAGCAATGGATCTAAATTCCTCGACACTCAACAAAAGGAAACAGAGAGAGGAAATATAGAACCCAAGTGCTTTGACATCTTTTGGAGCCGTTTGTCTTTTCGGATCCTTCAAAGTTAATGGCTGAAAGCAACTAGTTTTGGCTTCAAAACAAGGACCTAGAGGCTGAAGCTAGTAAAGCCCAACATTAATGGTCTTCGTTGAATTAAACAAGTCCTTGCACAAATTTCGTTGAATTCTTTTGGATGCAGGCTTGTCAACGTTGGaagcaaaatcaagaaaaagagaTGTATCATGAGGAGATATCATGAAGTCGAGTTTTAATTAATGTCAAATTGGAGACGTAGACACTGTTTGGCCGCGAAATCAAAGAATTACATACTGTTTTTCCCTCCCTATTAGCGAGCATATAtgagaaattaaagttcaaaCGGATTGTAACCTAAAATTTGCATGCTCCCATGGTATTTGCCCCCTCGGAAGAAACAAGGGGAAAAATCGGGGTCCAAGTCAAAATATGCCGTGGAGGAGATGCTACAGAAGGGCCTTGCCATGGTTTGCACCCCCGTCTGGATCCGAACTCCGATCGAATTGCGTCAACGTTCCGAGTTAAAACAGAGCCCAGTTAACTGGAGACTGAAAATTAGTCCAAGAATTTGGAGTGAATTATCACGAAGCCTGTTCAAACTGGGTGCAGACAATTGGACTATATATAACAGGCATTACATCCATTAAAGCATGGGCAAGCAAGAAGAAGCCCAATTCAGTCTCAAAAAATAGAGGAATGCCATTCTGCCTCGGTGTGGATAAAAGCCCACAAAGGCTTAAGAAAGAATGGAGTATATCCTTTTCAGTTTATTTTAGAAGTCTCCGCCGTATTTAATCACATTTAACTATATGTTATATTCTTAATTTGTTatcaaacatataataatattttttttgttatcataatgTATCGTCCATGCTAATAGAAATCCTGTTTTAGTAACCTTATACATGGATTGTGTTATTGACATGAACAGGAGCAGTTGGGTAGAGATTCCGCGATTTGGAgggaaattttgattttttcatttctttttctttctcttgtcttatatatatatatatatatatgaagctgGGTATGTTGCAATGATTTTAGTGGGTTATGACTTAAATTAAAGAATGATTGGGATTGTGATAGTGGTTAAAGtttaaagtgtattttgtttagaaatgtatcaaaatgatatattttttattttaaaaaaaattatttttaatatcagcatattaaaacgatctaaaaacaataaaaaaaaaaatattaattttaagaaaaataaaattaatgttttaaaaaatatgggttGAACTGTTTTTTCAATCCAaccctaaatatattttttttatgatttagctGGTTAGAAAAAACATCACATACATTACCGTTCGTTTTTGTCTCACCGTGAAAAGAAGATAATACTAATTTATAGGGTTTGTTGAGaatcgaataaaaaatatatataaaacataaaaaggaaTTATTAGAGTTGTAGATAATTACCCAAAGTTATTATTAAATCCCACTCACCAACTCAAGCTATAAACCTTCATATTTAACTctttaattaacttgaattaaatattaatttgtattagttatttatgattgattttactgatcaaaaaaacaattttgtcaacttacaaaaaaaaaattaagagcaaaataaaaaaaaaaataacaggaaaaaaaataaaacattggcTTAACTAgcataactttaaaattaaaatattaagaaatcattttaatataatctaGTCTGCTTCGAAGACAATTtggataattatataaaaaacaaaattttgaatgaaaaaattagaactaaattgaaaaagaagaagagagagcaCTTCACATTTTACATGAACAATAAAACTCCATAAAGAATCCTTGTTATTTGATATAGAAGGTAAATAAGGTTACACCTGGTTCGAGTCCtgagataaaaatgataaatatacaAATGACAGATATTTGATTAAAGtggcatgaaaaaaataaatttatctattaCAAATGCTACCAATGCTCCTCTACGATCTGTTGAGTGAAAGGTGAAAGACATTGCAAAAATTAACCAATGctatgcttcttcttttttaatttcacttatGAAATATGCAGGGAATTTATAGCTTTGAgacttggttttttctttttttttttggtaatgtagCAATTAAATTCGAGGGCAAAAAATCGAAGTGATCAACTCCTTGCTGGCTTGGCGAATTTAGAAGAACCACCCATGAGCGCTCTACCGTAAGCTACAGGCAATGATgcaaatttctttgtttttcccacATAAGCTCTCTTTGAGAAGTTATCATAGTCATTTGCTTCGATAGAATCTAATATCTGCTTATATAGCAGCAAAGATGCCCATACCGGCCATCTACTAGCATCATTGAGTTCTGCAACACCCTTCTCAGCCTCGTCGAAGAACATTCTTGCACGCTTTATCTGTCCCTTCATGAAACTCCTCCATTTGTCTGTCACTTTCCCTTTAAATATGTCTTCATCAGACAAGCCAGCTTGAGCGAGCTCATCTTGCGGGAGATATATTCTTCCCCTCCTAGCACTGACAAGGACCAACCAACATTCTCAGTATTCACAGATTTATAGGGTGTTGATTCTTTGCTTAATAAGAAATCTACTTGGCGATTCGAATCAggattatattataattatgctTACTCTTCTCCAACATCTCTGAGTATATTGGTTAGTTGATTAGCTATCCCAAGGGCTAGAGCCGCGTTGTAGACGCTTTCTGCTGAGGCCTTGGATTCCGGTGCTATTCCCATCACTGGAACACTCATTAGCCCCACTGTCCCGGCAACATAATAGCAGTACAGGTAAAGCTCATCAAAGTCCTTGTATCTCGACTTTTTCAAGTCCATTCTCATTCCTTCTATCATGTCCTTGAAGGGCTGTCACAAGAGAGGATTTGCAATCAACCGGGGTTAATAATTTATCACCCAAATTGATGGTGCAGTGAATATACAAAAGCATGCTGGCTGTGTAGCATTGCGGTTTAAGTTTTACCTGTATATCAACAGGGTACTTGGAGACGGTGTTTGATAGAGCAGCATCGTACATATCATATGGGCGACCTTCGAAAAGTTCATTCAGCCTTTGCTCCCATCTGTCAAGAGCTTTGGGTGTGATATGTGATGCATTAGGGCCATCCACAAGCTCATCAGTTCTCCTGCACCACACTTCAGAACAAGATACAAGAGTTAATAGACTAGTTCTTCGGGGCTTTTACATAAAAGTGTTTCGCAGCCATTATGATTGCAAGAGAATTCTACAATGACCTACACATGGTGATGAAATACGTAGAGAGACacctttttttatccaaaacaacAAATCCCTTGGTAGTGACGAGAAAAAACACAACTTGGGTCATTTAAGGGGATCATTCACGTTCATGGAATGTCCAAATGACCCATAATGTAAGCAGAATAGTAGATCATACTGATGTAGCCAAAATCGGCCCTAGTGCACCCaccacaaacaaacaaattggTGTATAGGGAGCATAAATGCAATAGAACCAAATGAACTGGCAAGTTGAAAGAGGGCCATAGCAGACATACCATAAATTGCCCAGACAGCTCTTCGTCGCTCTGGTGTCATCAGTAATGTGCCTGAAATTTGAATATTGCAGGTAAGAAACTTGATAATGCTGTCACTCTATAGAGCCCTTTTCAACCTTCTTTATTTCTCCGTCATTAGCCTTTTCAATCGTTTCCACAACAAGAGAAAGAAGCACAGAGGGAGAGTAGAACAGCAAAGCAATTgaactttttgttattttccttaGCAAGTAGCAACAAAGGGATAATCttcaaggaaataaaaaatttagtataaaaatgaaaaagaaatagaagatAGATAATTAAACAGATAAAAAGTGTTATATTGTAATAGTCAATTGATCTCTTGCCATGTGCAAACTGCTAAGTTTTGAAAGGCTAACATGGTCAGATTCTAACTGTAGAATTGTAACTTTCATGTTTGACGACAATATTTATATCCTTGAAACCAGttcacttcattttttttaataaaaactttacTTCGTCCTTATTAGTAAAACAATAAGTTAAGCAAGCCCTCTGATAACTATGAATTGTAAGAAAAcacaaacaagaagaagagagaaagggagggagggagagcaCGAGAGAGCAATTACCCAGGTAAAAGGTCTTGGCATACTCAGAACAGACCTCGCCACACCTGTTATATGCCCCATTCAACAGATCCCCACGAGTCATGCTATCAGTTtgacccttttcttttctaacatCCAaggctctctcttttttctgttctttcacCAGAGCAGCTTGCTTTAGAACAACCTCGTACACCTTCTCAACCGAAGATCTCGGTGGGCTAGCCACTGCACTTGAAAGGGAAGCGGCAGCAAAAACCTCAGATGAGAAATTGAGTCTTGAACACCCTTTGGAGTTATGACTTCTTACTTGTGCGCGATTTTTTGGGACTAAACTATACGAAGTTGTTGCAGCAAAACTGGCATTCTCTTTGGGACAAACCACCCAAAGAAGAACACCAGACATCTCGATAATTCTTTACACGATGCTTTTTAATTAACGTGTATTGTGTGTTTGAAGGACTGGTTTTCTTAAAGGCTGTAGTGGGAATGTCTTTGAGGGAGGAGTGGAGAGTGGaagctttttattttcttgctttctgGGTTGGCTAACCAGTTGTTCTTTGAGTTTCTTACATGGCTTTCCACTTTATATTGTGAGGTGATGCTGAGGATCTTCTTCTGCTTGTTACCACAAGCCAGGCCCTTGGAATATGCACCACCATCTCACGCGTGGGATTGTGTGGACATCATTTCTTTAACTCTTCTACCGGCCTTTCTAGAGGATTTTAACCAATTACTAGTTATCTATCtatctttctttctgttttttttccttgagcttcagaacttttattttttgctaataAATCGTGATGAACGTGTGTTGAACATTTActggataaaaaaattgcatcttacAGGAAGAGAACCGGTCTAGCGAGGAAGTGGAGGGGCGTAGGttcaaaattattagaaagattttcattaaataatttagtttaatcTTTGATTAACACAAAGtagaataataaaactaaaagcaaTTAATAAGAGCTAAATCATGTTCACAGTTTACACGTGTATTGTGAGTAGgtaaacaatgttttgtgagtaggtttattttaattaattttagttattttctctttccttgAGAAAAGATCTTCTGAAACCAAGGAAAATATTTTGCATTGCATATTTTGCCCGGCATAAATGTAGGAAGAGATCAAGTGCGAGGAACTGTGTTTTCTCCACCTCCAGCTacgtttattttaattaatttaattattatctctttCTTCGGGAAAAAAATCTCTCGAAACCAGGGAAAATATTTTGCATTGTATATCTTGTCTGGCACACATGTAGGGTGGGATCAAGTGTAAGGCTTTgtggtatttatttttgtgttttaaaaatattttttttattttaaattaatattttttatatttttaaattattttgatattctaatattaaaatatttttttaaaaaatattattttgatttattttatgagaaaaaaatattatgaaaaacaattattatataaaaaaatatttttattatcaatatttttatgctgttaaaaattaataaaaatgtgtgaaaatttaggatttatttactaatataatttttttccttttcaaattttttttattacctttgtcgcaccccaaaaaaatcagcgcgcggcatcggctggcgattttgcGTCTCGTTGCGTAAggtttgaatttggttcgttggagtcgccacctagtaattgatttcgggctactaggaaaccggatgtactggtcttgtcagagattcgcgggtaagggactggttgtggttagggaaggtattaacacccctaacgcaccctacctgaggtaagctgcttcgtggttttgacgtgttaaagaagttttaataattgtcttttcatcggaaattagaaatatcacttacgtataagttaataattcttaaccgtgatccgatcaaaatattaaattcttctttaatgtatttgcaatttcatccttaaaaatatatacaaataaataaaacaaaatacaaacacacacatacacatccactattttatttttgtttcctttcttttctttttcttttcttttcttttacatccatgtttacaaaatacaaataaaaattcaatactaaataaaaaaattacatcaacaactcaaaattacaaaataaaccctaaaaattcaTAACTGTGCTGGGACGACCATCTGGGACCTCAAGAACAtcggcggcgcgtcttcccacgcgcccccgccactggcggcgcgtgggttcacgcgccgccgctggaaaaccaaaaaaacaggGGCGCCTGGGAcggcttcctcccctcttcgTTCCTCTGCCGGCGGTGacctgaaaaaataatcaaagccGCAACaaccagttgattttagtttttatttcatttttttgtctttgaaatctgcttcggtttttttctttttatcagatcagcttctccttctcttcttctcggCTTCGGATCTGCTCCTTCTACATATCGGTTCTGTtatgggtttcttcttcttctccggtgGCAGATCGGTCGTGGAGGAGGAGCTGTCCGTGGTCGCTGGGTttcgtcttcttctcctctgcttcgggtGGCAGATCGGGCGGTGGCTCCGTCGCTGCTGAGGGAGGCAACGCTGTGAGTGAGAGTTGAGGGGTGCTGGATCGTGGCTGTTGTGAGGCAGATCGGAGGAAGAGAGGGAGTTGTGGTCGGGTTTGTGAGGGAGAGGAACGGGCTGTGGAGCTTGGTGGAGGCCGGTTCTGTGGTGTGCTGCTGGCCGGTGGCTGAGAGAGGATGAAGGACGGTGGGAATGAAGGTCTGTGTGGCCGGGcttggaagaaagaaaaaaaaatcaagaggaaaAGGGGAAGAAACCGAAAATGGTGTAGGGGAACAGGGGAAAGTCTCAGGTGGCCGGCCTCTGGTTTCTCATTGGCCGAGGACTgtattgaaagttgaaaaatcaGAGGCCACAGGGGGGGCGGCGGCTGCCTTgagaaaaaataagagaagataggtttagggttgttttttttttgtatttttcagatgttgtcaaaattgcccccctttgcaagtgttagaaaccagtatttataggcaaaaaatattaccaagttttcaacattggtccttaactttcttttttttgtaaaatttgatttttcttgtttttttgtaattttttgaaaaatgagcaatatcaacgtcgactcgatgcggaaaatcaatgattttaaaaacgacgcgtgaaaagtcgaacgcgttttaaagacccttaaaaaattaaattcttttttagacgacgttgaaaatgctaaaatgacgaaaatatattaaaaaacatatttttgattttcttttcttttctcaatttttttggattttttgaaaatatatcaaaacatgggtcaaaatttgggtagcaacagatgccccctctttacaatgcttacgaagcaaaactcctcaaaattttgcatagtaagctttgtaaagaaaacaaaaggaaaatgatttcattatcttgggcgacctgcccacacactcacactgatctgttttggtctattttcacgggcgacctacccacacgtactcactcaagtctattttcacgggcgacctgcccacacatactcactcaagtctattttcacgggcgaccgacccacactctcccaatagtctattttcacgggcgacctgcccacacattgggtttacctgagatcccatctggcgacctcattcaactggaacgaaaatatgtgtaactcggttaacctgaaatcccatctggcgattccctttaaccaaagctacatgagatcccatctggcgacctcattctggtctcattgtacgggtgacgaaccctatgttggtctcattgtacgggtgacgaaccctatggtggtctcattgtacgggtgacgaaccctatggtggtctcattgtacgggtgacgaaccctagaaaaatgctggtctcattgtacgggtgacgaaccctagtgctggtctcattgtacgggtgacgaaccctagaaaaaagctggtctcattgtacgggtgactaaccctgtgTTGGTCttattgtacgggtgacgaaccctagaaaaatgttggtctcgttgtacgggtgactaaccctggaaaaatgctggtctcattgtatgggtgaccgacccaaaaatggaaaaaatgtgaagaagtgtggtctcattataatgggtgacctacccacgtggaaagaatatgaaaaggtggtctcgttgtgatgggcgacctacccaaatagaaagaatgtgatgtgcggtctcattataatgggtgacctacccaaaatggaaaaaatatgatgaagtgtggtctcattgtaatgggtgacctacccagatggaaaaaaatatgatgaacggtctcgttgtgatgggcgacctacccaaatagaaagaatatgaagtgcggtctcattgtaatgggtgacctacccaaaaatggaaaaaatatgaaatgtggtctcgttgtaatgggtgaccaacccagatggaaaaaatatgaagaacgcggtctcattgtcatgggtgaccaacccaggtggaaagaatgtgaaaaaaaatggtctcattatgatgggtgacctacccaagaaaaatgttggcgagggctcaaaggcgcactccaaatgaggtagggttagaaaacacgctacctgagaagtgagggctcaacggcgcactcgaaatgaggtagggttagaaaaaacgcactacccgagatgatagctcaaaggcgcacacagaaagaggtgagagctcaaaggcgcactcaaaatgaggtagggttagaaaaccactacccaaaagatgatgatgaaacaccgacctgacaatgttaaaagcaatgcattatgatcactatgcatgtatacttacctgagaaaaaatataggtccccccctccttgatgctccatcgtcatagggttcCCTTGTTTgcatcccaaagctttctttgttcttccgaggcattgactcattcatgtactggccatccactcagctgtaaacgCAGTGCCCATCCCGAGCTGTCtttgacaattactgcttgcatcgttcatcaagcttgaccctgcccccaagtgtggtactgcttgattcattatgaaggattttctctcctggcttcttctgagaattatcctctgattgattgtgtgcatcatgccaatacccatcaagattgttaattaatcatgaacttgcctctagttgaaacagtactcttcaagtacatgttatcatcaaccttcttggaactcattcagtcatccagtcatgcatctcatagcttgcagtaccaaggctcatggttgtatgctcagtgttctTCTTAATAGATTCCCTTCAACTTTTCTAATCAGATTTGTGAAAAGATATgtctcggcctcatcaatgatgatgcttttatcacccatactcatgcggtgaagtgctcatctggcttcagaACAAGTTGTCCCACGATCAGTCTTCTAGGTGGGTGCCTTTCCAACATTCATTCagtgcagttgtgtgataacatctgtctataaccatgtttcaaagaatgatgatatgaaagtgttcttcaagtacatccttgtttctccattgccgGCAGGGTTCACTAGAGCATGGGCCATTTTGGAATGACATTGCCCCCAGTATAATCCGAATGTGCTCATTCCTTGATTATCtgtctttgaacatcattgtcttcagttcactgattcatcatttaaac
It encodes the following:
- the LOC118049239 gene encoding phytoene synthase 2, chloroplastic, whose amino-acid sequence is MSGVLLWVVCPKENASFAATTSYSLVPKNRAQVRSHNSKGCSRLNFSSEVFAAASLSSAVASPPRSSVEKVYEVVLKQAALVKEQKKERALDVRKEKGQTDSMTRGDLLNGAYNRCGEVCSEYAKTFYLGTLLMTPERRRAVWAIYVWCRRTDELVDGPNASHITPKALDRWEQRLNELFEGRPYDMYDAALSNTVSKYPVDIQPFKDMIEGMRMDLKKSRYKDFDELYLYCYYVAGTVGLMSVPVMGIAPESKASAESVYNAALALGIANQLTNILRDVGEDARRGRIYLPQDELAQAGLSDEDIFKGKVTDKWRSFMKGQIKRARMFFDEAEKGVAELNDASRWPVWASLLLYKQILDSIEANDYDNFSKRAYVGKTKKFASLPVAYGRALMGGSSKFAKPARS